The sequence below is a genomic window from Thiohalospira halophila DSM 15071.
GCCCGGTCGTGGATGGAGTCCCACAGGCGCTGAAGATAGGTCACATCGGCGGCGACCTCCGCCTCCCCGGCCCCCTCGGCGACGGTGCGCACGATGTAGCCGCCGCGCTCCTCGCCCTCGCTGGCCGCCGCCACCATGGCGCGGAGACGCTCGCGCTCCTCGGCATCCTCGATCTTCTGGGAGATCCCGACGTGATGCCCCCCCGGCAGGAAGACCAGGTAGCGCGAGGGGATGGTGAGATGGGTGGTCAGGCGTGCGCCCTTGCCGCCGATGGGGTCCTTGACCACCTGGACCAGGATCTCCTGTCCCTCCCGCAGGAGGGCGCGGATGTCCTGCTCGTTGCCGTTGCGCCGGCCCTCCCCCTCGCCCACGGCGACATCGGAGGCGTGGAGGAAGGCGGTGCGTGCCAGCCCGACCTCCACGAAGGCCGACTGCATGCCGGGCAGCACCCGGACCACCTTGCCCTTGTAGATATTCCCCACCAGCCCCCGGCCAGTGGACCGCTCGATGCGGACCTCCTGGAGGACGCCGTTCTCCACCATCGCCACCCGCGTCTCGTGCGGGGTGACGTTGATAAGCAGTTCCTCACTCACCGCGCACCTCCTTCCAGGGAGCGAGCCCCTGGCGCGCCAGCAGCTCGGCGGTGACCTGGAGGGGGAGCCCGGCCACCGCCGAACAGCTCCCGCTGATCCGTTCCACGAAGACCTCGCCCCGGCCCTGGATGGCGTAGCCGCCGGCCTTGTCCACCGGCTCGCCGCTCGCCCAGTAGGCCGCTGCCTCCTCGGCCGAGATGGGCACCAGGCTCACCTCCGTGGTCACGCAGCGCGACTCCAGTCCCGCCGGCCCCGCCACGGCGACGGCCGTATGGACGTAGTGGCTGCGCCCGCCCAGCCGCTGGAGCATGGTCAGCCCCTCCGCACGGTCGGCCGGCTTGCCCAGGATGGCGCCCTCCAGGTCGATGGCGGTATCGGCGCCGAGGACCGGCAGCTCCCCCGCGGCGGCGTATCCTGCCTGGCACTTCTCCCGCGCCAGGCGCTCGACGAAGGTGGCCGGCGCCTCCCCCGCCCGGGGCGTCTCGTCCACCTCGGTGGCCTCGGCCCGGACCCGCAGGCCCAGCCGCTCCAGGATCTCCCGGCGGCGCGGCGAGGCAGAGGCGAGATGCAGATGGGGCTCTTCGGCGGCCATGACACAACCTTTTCGACAGGACCGCCCATCCTACCGGATGGCGCCATCGCCGTCCCACCCGGCTGCGGCCTCTCGCAAGGGCCGTCAGGATTGCGCCCACCGCCCCGGAGCCCGCGGACGGCCGAGTACCTGAGCGGGGTCGGTTGATCGGTCCTTTTCGATCCAATACTTTCGGGCTTCATCGACAGGGATGAGGCCCCGGCCCGCTTCGTCCTCTCTGCCGTTCCCTTCGGGCCTTCCAACGCGAGCCGCCCGTGTTCGACTCCCTCCTGGCAAGCTGGCTGACCTTCGCCCTGGCCGCCGTGGTGATCGCGGTCACCGGGGTGTATATCTCCCGCCTGGCCGATCTCCTGGCCGACCGCACCGGCTGGGGCGAGGCGATGATGGGCGGACTCCTGCTGGCCGGGGTGACCTCGCTGCCCGACTTTACCGCCACCCTCACCGCCGCCGCCCACGGCTACGCCGAGCTGGCCATGAGCAACATCATGGGCAGCCTGGCCGTGAACATCGTCTTCCTGGCCGTGGGCGACATCCTCTATCGCAAGGCCAACCTGGAACACGCCGCGGCCTCCTCGCCCAACCTCATCCAGGCGGCCCTGCTCATCGCCCTGCTGGCGATCCCGCTCATCGCCATGGTGACGCCGGAATACGCCCTGCTCGGCCTCCACCCGGCGACCCCGCTGCTGCTCTTCGCCTACCTGGTGGGCTACCGCTCGGTGCAGAGCAGCCAGGAGCGGCCCATGTGGCTGCCGCGGCGCACGGCCCAGACCGTGGAGGACAAGCCCGACCGCGCTCGCCGCAGCCGCCACGGCCTCTCC
It includes:
- a CDS encoding Maf family protein, whose amino-acid sequence is MAAEEPHLHLASASPRRREILERLGLRVRAEATEVDETPRAGEAPATFVERLAREKCQAGYAAAGELPVLGADTAIDLEGAILGKPADRAEGLTMLQRLGGRSHYVHTAVAVAGPAGLESRCVTTEVSLVPISAEEAAAYWASGEPVDKAGGYAIQGRGEVFVERISGSCSAVAGLPLQVTAELLARQGLAPWKEVRGE
- a CDS encoding sodium:calcium antiporter; translated protein: MFDSLLASWLTFALAAVVIAVTGVYISRLADLLADRTGWGEAMMGGLLLAGVTSLPDFTATLTAAAHGYAELAMSNIMGSLAVNIVFLAVGDILYRKANLEHAAASSPNLIQAALLIALLAIPLIAMVTPEYALLGLHPATPLLLFAYLVGYRSVQSSQERPMWLPRRTAQTVEDKPDRARRSRHGLSRLWAVFIAQALIIAAAGWTLMTAAETIAVRSALSQTAVGALFTGVFTSLPELVTTIAAIRYGALTLAVSNIVGTNAFNMLVIAAADVTYREGSIYHAITSQQLLWGLVTILMTAILLIGLLQRERYGIARIGLESALILVIYAAVAVATLLI